Genomic segment of Serinicoccus hydrothermalis:
CCCGGGCCCGGATGACCGCCTCGGTCTGGGGCAGCACGTGCTCGTCGAGGAGCAGCACCGCGTCCTGCGCGACCTTGCTGCTGCGACGCATGAGGGCCATGGCCTCGGCGCCCGCGGTGCCCTCGTCGAGCATGGAGGCGCCGGCCACGGCCAGGCCGGTGAGGTCGGTGACCACGGTCTGGAAGTTGAGCAGCGCCTCGAGCCGGCCCTGGGAGATCTCCGGCTGGTAGGGGGTGTAGGCGGTGTACCACGCCGGGTTCTCCAGGATGTTGCGGAGCACCACGGGCGGGGTCTGCGTGCCGTAGTAGCCCAGCCCGATCATCGGCGTGACCACGGTGTTCTTGGCCGCCAGCGCGCGCAGCTCGGCGATCACCGCCTGCTCGCTCGGAGCCGCCTCGATGTCCAGCGGCACGTCGCCGCGGATCCCCTCCGGCGTGGCCGCCTCGACGAGCGCCTCGAGGCTGTCGTAGCCGACCACCTCCAGCATCCTCGCAACGTCCTCCTCGCGGGGACCGACGTGGCGAGCGACGAACTCGGCGGTGGGGTGGCTCAGGGTGCTCATGGGGGGACGAACTCCTTCGGGCGTGGGCCTGCGGGGGCACCTCCCCCTCTGCCGGCCCCGTGCGGGGCGTTCCAGAGCTGCCTGCTCCGCGTGGTCCGGTGCGCCTGAGAGCTTGGTGGGGAGTATGCCCCTTCGGCGCCTCACCGTGTGACGGGGAGGACTCTCCCACGCGACGTCGTCGGCCCCGCCAATCTAGCACCGGCACCCGTCCGCGGGCGCCGCAGGCGGGTCGGGCTCAGGAGGTCTTGCGGGCGCGCCGGCGCGCGGACAGCTCGTCGCCGGGGTGGTCCACCGGCGGCTCGTCGGCACGCTCGCTGGGGAGCTCGGCGAGCTGCCCCTCCACCTCGCGCCAGACGCTGCCGACGGCGATGGCGAAGACGCCCTGGCCGCCGCGGACGAGGTCGATGACCTCGTCGTCGCTGGTGCACTCGTAGACGCTGGCACCGTCGCTCATGAGGGTGATGCGGGCGAGGTCCTGCACGCCCCGCTCCCGCAGGGCGTTGACGGCCACCCGGATCTGCTGCAGCGAGATGCCGGTGTCGAGCAGCCGCTTGATGATCTTGAGGACGAGGATGTCGCGGAAGCTGTAGAGCCGCTGCGTCCCCGAGCCGGAGGGGTTGCGCACCGAGGGCTCGAGCAGCCCGGTCCGGGCCCAGTAGTCGAGCTGGCGGTAGGTCACGCCCGCTGCGCCGCAGACCGTCGGGCCGCGGTAGCCGATGCCGTCGTCCAGCGCCGCCGTGTCGTCCGAGAACAACATCCCCTGGGCCGGCGCCTGCGCCGCCCCACCGGCCGGTCCGCCCGGTGCGTCTGCTCCAGCGTTCACCGGTTCTCCTCGATGGTGTGACTCGTGTGACTGGTGTGGTGCACAAGGTGACGGTATGCCGCGCCCGACCCCGGGTCAACGGCGCCACGCCGGGACCTCACGGCCGCCCCTCCTCGTCCCCGCCACCCGCGGAGGACTCGAAGTCCTCGGCCGACACCTCGTCGAGGAACTCGCGGAAGCGCTCCACCTCGTCCTCCTCCTCGACGGCCATGGTCACGCCCACCTCGTCCAGGAGGTCCTCGGTGGTGAGGATCGGGGTGGCCGAGCGCAGCGCCAGCGCGATCGCGTCCGACGGTCGGGCGGAGAGCACCACGTCACCGTCGAAGTGCAGCTCGGCATAGAAGATGCCGTCCTGCAGCTCGGTGATCTGCACCCGTTCGAGCTTGCGGCCGAGCGCCTCGATGACCGTGACCATGAGGTCGTGGGTCAGCGGGCGAGGCGGCTCCACGCCCTGCTGGGCGTAGGCGATGGCCGTCGCCTCCGGCGCGGCGATCCAGATGGGCACGTAGCGCTGGCCGTCACGCTCGCGCAGCAGCACGATGGGACTGTTGGTCGGCATCTCGACCCGGACACCGAGCACGTCGAGCTCTTTCACCCTTCCACGGTACCCTCCGACGCCCGCCGACGTGGGGCGGACGGGGCACCCGATGGGTCAGCGGGACTGGTTGAGCCCGGAGCGCACCAGCGCGACGTGCAGCGAGAGCGTCTGGGCCAGCAGCTCGGCCTCCCGCTCGGCGGGGTCAGGGCCGGAGGCGCCCCGGGCGCGTCGCCGCCGCAGCGGCTCGAGCAGCTGCTGGGTGAGCCCGATCTCCCGGTCCGCCGCGACCCGGAACAGCCGCAGGTGCCGGGCCTCCAGGCCGAAGCGGGACAGCGCCACCGCGGCCTCGGCCACGTCGACGTCGTCGGCGTGGTGCTTGCCCCCGGCGTCCGTGCGCAGCAGCCCGAAGGCCTTGAGCTGGGAGTATGCCGCCGCGTCCAGACCGGTGCGCTCGCGCAGCTCCGCCGGGGAGAGCCGCACCGCACGGCGGCGGCGCAGCGCACCCGCGCTGAGGTCGGAGACCGGCGCGTGCGTGGCCGGCTCGGGCGGCGGGGCCGGGGCCGGGTGGCCGGCGTCGGCCTCCGGTGCGGGCCCGGTCAGCCCGGGCACGTCCAGCCCCCGGTCGAGCCGGTCCAGGGCGTCCTTGATGACCTTGTGCGGCCAGAAGCGGTCCCGCTGGGCGGTGAGGATGAAGCGCAGCCGGGCGATGTCGGCCTCGGTGAACAGGCGGTAGCCGGAGGCCCGCCGCTCGGGGCTGATGAGCCCCTCCTGCTCGAGGTAGCGGATCTTGGACTGCGTGAGGTCGGGGAAGTCGCCGTGCAGCTCGCGCAGGACGGCACCGATCGACACCCCGCCGGGCGCCACCGTCCCGGCGTGGTCGGGTGCCGGTGAGCTCACGAGCGACCGCGGTAGTAGACCAGCCGGAACTTGCCGATCTGTACCTCGTCGCCCTGGTTGAGCGGCATCTGCTCGATCCGCTGCCGGTTGACGTAGGTGCCGTTGAGGGAGCCGACGTCGCGCACGGCATACCCCTCCTCCTCCTTGACGAACTGCGCGTGCTTGCGCGAGACCGTCACGTCGTCGAGGAAGATGTCGCTGTGCGGGTGCCGGCCCGAGGTGACCTCGTCGGCGTCGAGCAGGAAGCGCGCACCGGTGTTGGGACCGCGCAGC
This window contains:
- a CDS encoding MerR family transcriptional regulator, which produces MLFSDDTAALDDGIGYRGPTVCGAAGVTYRQLDYWARTGLLEPSVRNPSGSGTQRLYSFRDILVLKIIKRLLDTGISLQQIRVAVNALRERGVQDLARITLMSDGASVYECTSDDEVIDLVRGGQGVFAIAVGSVWREVEGQLAELPSERADEPPVDHPGDELSARRRARKTS
- a CDS encoding bifunctional nuclease family protein — protein: MKELDVLGVRVEMPTNSPIVLLRERDGQRYVPIWIAAPEATAIAYAQQGVEPPRPLTHDLMVTVIEALGRKLERVQITELQDGIFYAELHFDGDVVLSARPSDAIALALRSATPILTTEDLLDEVGVTMAVEEEDEVERFREFLDEVSAEDFESSAGGGDEEGRP
- a CDS encoding MerR family transcriptional regulator, which translates into the protein MSSPAPDHAGTVAPGGVSIGAVLRELHGDFPDLTQSKIRYLEQEGLISPERRASGYRLFTEADIARLRFILTAQRDRFWPHKVIKDALDRLDRGLDVPGLTGPAPEADAGHPAPAPPPEPATHAPVSDLSAGALRRRRAVRLSPAELRERTGLDAAAYSQLKAFGLLRTDAGGKHHADDVDVAEAAVALSRFGLEARHLRLFRVAADREIGLTQQLLEPLRRRRARGASGPDPAEREAELLAQTLSLHVALVRSGLNQSR
- a CDS encoding FHA domain-containing protein, which gives rise to MSGDDRDREHHDLGSDPTTARIPGGTDLPAAEYTFDDEAPRLSVDDQRTVDALRPGTALLIVLRGPNTGARFLLDADEVTSGRHPHSDIFLDDVTVSRKHAQFVKEEEGYAVRDVGSLNGTYVNRQRIEQMPLNQGDEVQIGKFRLVYYRGRS